One Tunturibacter gelidoferens genomic region harbors:
- a CDS encoding efflux RND transporter periplasmic adaptor subunit produces MSTKKILLIVVAVLVLAGIVVGTILHGQASVTKVSTGKAVHQDLVSIVNGTGQIKPKTYVNVGATAFGRITHLYVKEGDHVKAGTTLATVESVQPQATVAAQQATIASSRTDITSYTAAEKTAEANIAQGKADLEQKKLDFGRAESLYNEKLIAKQDFDAKKAAYDMASATLAQRQAALAQAIAQTESQRGHMNQAVASQRANFDALDKTISRAPFDGLVTNVPVREGETVVVGIQNAGGSTIMTLADMSVITAEVKVDETDIVNVSLNQPADVSVDALPGRVFKGHVTEVGDQALLRTTGLSTTQSTTGTEEAKDFKVVVTLDQASDDLRPGLSATAKITTAHKPNALIIPIQALVQRDPAVEKALAANAGKPSVVSASTSSAPERKPQPVQGVYVLRTDHKKRRAIFVPITTGVTGATDIEVLSGLKDGDEIVTGRYRILRTLKSGTSVKVDNSVEAPGDSDKS; encoded by the coding sequence ATGAGCACAAAGAAAATCCTCTTGATCGTAGTTGCGGTCCTGGTTCTTGCAGGCATCGTCGTCGGCACCATCCTTCATGGGCAGGCCAGCGTTACGAAGGTCTCCACAGGCAAGGCCGTGCACCAGGATCTGGTCTCTATCGTCAACGGCACCGGCCAAATCAAGCCGAAGACTTACGTCAACGTCGGTGCCACCGCCTTCGGGCGCATCACCCACCTCTATGTCAAAGAAGGCGATCACGTAAAGGCTGGTACGACCCTCGCCACGGTCGAAAGTGTCCAACCGCAGGCCACCGTCGCAGCCCAGCAAGCGACTATCGCCTCATCGCGCACAGACATCACCAGCTACACTGCCGCGGAAAAGACCGCCGAGGCAAACATCGCCCAGGGCAAAGCTGACCTTGAACAGAAAAAACTCGACTTCGGCCGCGCCGAGTCCTTGTACAACGAAAAGCTGATCGCGAAACAGGACTTCGACGCCAAGAAAGCCGCGTACGACATGGCTTCCGCTACCCTCGCCCAGCGGCAGGCTGCTCTCGCTCAAGCTATCGCGCAGACCGAATCGCAACGCGGCCACATGAACCAGGCAGTCGCCAGTCAGCGTGCAAACTTCGACGCCCTCGACAAAACCATCAGCCGCGCCCCGTTCGATGGACTTGTTACCAACGTTCCCGTGCGTGAGGGCGAAACTGTCGTCGTTGGTATCCAGAACGCCGGCGGATCCACAATCATGACCCTCGCCGATATGTCCGTCATTACAGCGGAGGTCAAGGTCGACGAAACTGACATTGTCAACGTCTCCCTGAACCAGCCCGCTGATGTCTCCGTCGACGCGCTGCCAGGTCGGGTCTTCAAAGGCCACGTCACCGAGGTTGGCGATCAGGCCCTTCTCCGAACCACCGGCCTCTCGACCACACAGAGCACCACAGGTACCGAGGAAGCCAAGGACTTCAAGGTCGTCGTCACCCTCGACCAGGCCTCCGACGATCTTCGCCCGGGCCTCTCGGCTACAGCAAAGATAACAACCGCCCACAAGCCGAACGCCCTCATCATCCCCATTCAGGCGCTTGTGCAGCGTGATCCTGCCGTCGAAAAAGCACTCGCAGCGAACGCAGGCAAACCAAGCGTAGTATCCGCTTCCACCTCCAGCGCTCCCGAACGCAAACCTCAACCGGTCCAGGGGGTCTACGTGCTCCGGACAGACCATAAAAAGCGCCGCGCCATCTTCGTTCCAATCACCACTGGGGTCACAGGAGCCACAGATATCGAGGTCCTCAGCGGTTTGAAAGATGGTGATGAAATCGTCACTGGACGCTATCGAATCCTGAGAACCCTAAAGAGTGGAACTTCCGTCAAAGTAGACAACAGCGTTGAAGCTCCAGGCGACTCCGACAAATCATAA
- a CDS encoding ABC transporter ATP-binding protein — protein sequence MAIETAVESNLSTSNASGPTPGDVIVTDNLWKTYEMGDQQVHALRGVNLRIRHNEYVAIMGPSGSGKSTLMNLIGCLDSPSQGRYWLNGHDVSELNDDELARIRNKEIGFVFQTFNLLARATSLHNVELPLIYNGTPAAARTERAKSVLESVGLGTRMMHKPNELSGGQRQRVAIARALVNKPSIILADEPTGNLDSKTGDEIMALFDELHAGGNTIILVTHEPDIAEYAHRIVTIRDGVIAGDHLSARIRN from the coding sequence ATGGCCATTGAAACTGCAGTCGAATCCAACCTAAGCACCAGCAACGCCTCCGGACCCACCCCCGGAGACGTCATCGTCACCGACAATCTCTGGAAGACCTACGAGATGGGCGATCAGCAGGTGCACGCCCTCCGCGGTGTCAACCTCCGCATCCGCCACAATGAGTACGTTGCCATTATGGGTCCCTCTGGCTCCGGCAAGTCCACCCTGATGAATCTCATTGGTTGTCTCGACTCGCCCTCCCAAGGCCGCTACTGGCTCAACGGCCATGACGTCTCCGAGCTTAACGACGATGAGCTCGCCCGAATCCGCAACAAAGAGATCGGGTTCGTCTTCCAGACCTTCAACCTGCTCGCCCGCGCCACATCGCTCCACAACGTCGAGCTGCCTCTGATCTACAACGGCACACCCGCAGCTGCACGCACCGAGCGAGCAAAGAGTGTCCTCGAGTCAGTCGGTCTCGGCACTCGCATGATGCACAAGCCCAACGAACTCTCCGGCGGTCAGCGTCAGCGCGTCGCCATCGCCCGTGCTTTGGTGAACAAACCCTCAATCATCCTCGCCGACGAACCCACCGGCAACCTCGACTCCAAAACGGGCGACGAGATCATGGCTCTGTTCGACGAACTTCATGCCGGCGGTAACACCATCATCCTCGTCACCCACGAGCCCGACATCGCCGAATACGCCCACCGAATCGTCACCATCCGCGACGGCGTCATCGCCGGCGACCATCTCTCGGCGCGCATCCGTAACTGA
- a CDS encoding amino acid permease, giving the protein MGNLFAKKSMNKMMAEANEHGVDTLERVLGPVQLTALGIGAVIGAGIFVLSGLGARTAGPSLMLAFVLSGLGCAFAGLCYAEFAAMIPLAGSAYTYAYATLGELIAWIIGWDLTLEYAMGASTVSSGWSNNFVEMLNIFHLRFPLWLAYDHWTGLRQATDRVARGMVLSSHPGMVPGTPAFSDAMDALKAAHPPELVTQAHALLNAPHIFGVEIGVNVPAFLIALVITAVLVVGIKESAKFNATIVAIKVGIVLFVLGLGSHYITKSNWGTDWHSFAPFGVGGIGLAAGLVFFSYIGFDAVSTTAQEAKNPQRDLPIGIIVSLSICTLLYIGVAAVLTGMVPWREVNIEAPISRAFLDHNLAWASNIVTIGALAGLTSVMLVMLLGQSRVLYSMAHDGLLPKKFFGDIHHKFRTPWKGTILAGLLAAIVGSITPIDDIGKMVNIGTLLAFVIVCIAVIVLRRTDPDRARPFKTPLVPFVPILGIFFNGYMMYKLGIWNWVRLIVWLIIGLVVYFTYSRKHSTLQQSLEAKESVEIK; this is encoded by the coding sequence ATGGGAAATTTGTTTGCCAAGAAGTCGATGAACAAGATGATGGCCGAGGCCAATGAACATGGCGTCGATACACTGGAGCGGGTGCTGGGGCCAGTGCAGTTGACTGCACTCGGCATCGGCGCGGTGATCGGTGCAGGTATCTTCGTGCTGAGCGGATTGGGAGCGAGAACCGCCGGGCCTAGCCTGATGCTGGCATTTGTGCTGAGCGGGTTGGGATGCGCCTTCGCGGGATTGTGCTATGCGGAATTTGCGGCGATGATTCCGTTGGCAGGCAGCGCCTACACCTATGCGTATGCGACCCTGGGTGAGTTGATCGCGTGGATCATCGGGTGGGATCTGACGCTTGAGTACGCGATGGGCGCGAGCACGGTGAGTTCGGGTTGGTCGAACAATTTTGTAGAGATGCTGAACATCTTCCATCTCAGGTTTCCCTTATGGCTGGCCTATGATCACTGGACGGGGCTGAGGCAGGCGACCGATCGTGTGGCGAGAGGCATGGTTTTGAGCTCTCATCCGGGCATGGTTCCGGGTACTCCAGCGTTCAGCGATGCGATGGACGCATTGAAGGCGGCGCATCCGCCCGAACTTGTGACCCAGGCGCATGCGCTGTTGAATGCACCACACATCTTTGGAGTGGAGATCGGGGTCAATGTACCGGCTTTCCTGATTGCGCTGGTGATTACAGCGGTGCTCGTGGTGGGCATTAAAGAGAGCGCGAAGTTCAACGCGACCATCGTGGCTATCAAAGTTGGAATCGTGCTGTTTGTGCTTGGCCTTGGATCGCACTACATCACCAAGTCGAATTGGGGGACGGACTGGCATAGCTTCGCGCCGTTTGGCGTTGGCGGAATTGGACTGGCTGCTGGGCTCGTGTTCTTCTCTTATATTGGTTTCGACGCGGTGTCCACGACGGCTCAGGAGGCAAAGAATCCGCAGCGCGATCTGCCAATTGGAATCATTGTGTCGCTTTCTATCTGCACGCTTCTTTATATCGGCGTGGCGGCCGTTCTGACTGGGATGGTGCCGTGGCGCGAGGTGAATATTGAAGCACCAATCTCGCGGGCCTTTCTCGATCACAACCTGGCGTGGGCTTCAAACATCGTGACCATTGGTGCGCTGGCCGGGTTGACCAGCGTGATGTTGGTGATGTTGCTGGGGCAGAGTCGGGTACTCTACTCGATGGCACACGACGGTTTGCTGCCGAAGAAGTTTTTTGGGGATATCCACCATAAGTTCAGGACGCCGTGGAAGGGTACGATCCTCGCAGGCCTTTTAGCCGCAATTGTGGGAAGCATTACTCCCATCGACGATATTGGCAAGATGGTGAACATCGGAACGCTGTTGGCGTTTGTCATCGTATGTATCGCCGTGATTGTGCTGCGGAGGACCGATCCTGATCGCGCAAGGCCGTTCAAGACACCGCTGGTGCCGTTCGTGCCGATTCTTGGGATTTTCTTCAATGGCTACATGATGTACAAGCTGGGAATCTGGAACTGGGTCCGATTGATCGTGTGGCTGATTATCGGGCTCGTTGTCTATTTCACCTACAGCAGAAAACACAGTACGCTGCAGCAGAGCCTTGAAGCGAAGGAGTCAGTGGAGATCAAGTAG
- a CDS encoding APC family permease: MGLFSATAIVMGSMIGSGIFIVSADMSRGLGSPALLIAAWLVTAAMTMIGALSYGELAAMMPKAGGQYVYLREALGPLWGFLYGWTLFLVIQTGTIAAVGVAFGKFLGVFFPSVSAQNWIWHIGHVPPWHVGPMMLGNMDIGLNTANLSAIVVITLLTLLNTFGVKMGAAVQNVFTSAKVLALAAVVLVGVLAKNSVAVAANFGAGWQHFWTGAGWHTLHAVQVGVGGPTAYVGLLTMVAVVQVGSLFSSDAWNNVTFTAGEIRNPKKNLPLSLAIGTGVVLLLYVLCNFVYLSVLPLAGDAAATTIAGRGIQFASEDRVATAVMEQALAGYGARLMAAAILISTFGCVNGMLLAGARVYYAMSRDGLFFKSVGRLSERSKTPVNSLWVQWAWTCLLCLSGSYGQLLDYVIFAVLVFYILTIAGLFVLRRTRPTAARPYRAFGYPLLPGLYIVMALWICAVLLRYKPQYTWPGLIIVLLGIPVYLVWKRQAVADAV; the protein is encoded by the coding sequence ATGGGGCTGTTTTCGGCGACCGCGATTGTGATGGGTTCGATGATCGGGTCGGGCATCTTCATTGTGTCGGCGGATATGTCGCGCGGGTTGGGTTCGCCGGCGTTGCTGATTGCGGCCTGGCTGGTGACGGCGGCGATGACCATGATCGGCGCGCTGAGCTACGGGGAGCTCGCGGCGATGATGCCTAAAGCCGGTGGACAGTATGTTTATCTCCGCGAGGCGCTTGGGCCGCTGTGGGGTTTTCTTTATGGGTGGACTCTTTTCCTGGTGATTCAAACGGGGACGATTGCGGCCGTGGGGGTTGCGTTCGGAAAGTTTCTTGGAGTTTTCTTTCCGAGTGTGAGTGCGCAGAACTGGATCTGGCACATTGGGCACGTTCCGCCGTGGCATGTGGGACCAATGATGTTGGGCAACATGGATATTGGGCTGAATACGGCGAACCTGTCGGCGATTGTGGTGATCACGCTGCTGACGCTGCTCAATACCTTTGGCGTGAAGATGGGGGCGGCAGTGCAGAATGTCTTCACCTCTGCGAAGGTGCTTGCGTTGGCGGCGGTGGTGCTGGTGGGTGTGCTGGCAAAGAATTCGGTTGCGGTGGCGGCGAACTTTGGGGCGGGCTGGCAACACTTCTGGACGGGGGCAGGATGGCACACGTTGCATGCGGTGCAGGTGGGGGTGGGTGGCCCGACCGCCTATGTTGGATTGCTAACAATGGTGGCGGTGGTTCAGGTGGGATCGCTGTTCAGCTCGGATGCGTGGAACAACGTTACCTTTACGGCGGGCGAGATCAGGAACCCGAAGAAGAATCTTCCGCTCTCGTTAGCGATTGGCACGGGCGTGGTGCTGCTGCTGTATGTGCTATGCAACTTCGTTTATCTGAGTGTGCTGCCGCTGGCGGGCGATGCAGCGGCGACGACGATTGCGGGCCGAGGGATTCAGTTTGCTTCTGAGGACAGGGTTGCGACGGCGGTGATGGAGCAAGCCCTTGCTGGCTACGGCGCGAGGCTGATGGCTGCGGCGATTCTGATCTCGACCTTTGGATGTGTAAACGGAATGCTCTTGGCGGGTGCGCGGGTGTACTACGCGATGAGCCGGGATGGGCTGTTTTTTAAGTCTGTGGGGAGGCTGAGTGAGAGGTCGAAGACGCCGGTGAACTCGCTGTGGGTGCAGTGGGCGTGGACCTGCCTGTTGTGCCTCTCGGGGAGTTATGGGCAGCTTCTGGATTATGTGATCTTTGCCGTGCTGGTCTTTTATATTCTGACGATTGCGGGGCTGTTTGTGCTTCGGCGGACTCGGCCGACGGCGGCGCGGCCTTATCGGGCGTTCGGGTATCCTCTGCTGCCGGGGCTTTATATCGTGATGGCGCTGTGGATTTGTGCAGTACTATTGCGTTACAAACCTCAGTACACGTGGCCGGGCCTGATAATTGTTCTGTTGGGCATACCGGTGTATCTGGTGTGGAAGCGACAAGCTGTCGCGGATGCTGTTTAG
- the thiE gene encoding thiamine phosphate synthase: METSLPRLYPIVDDGFLVSRGFTVERFAKELRAAGVGLLQYRSKTTGPREVLRVAALIRDAMAGSECRLILNDRADLALLAGWDGVHVGQEDLSPDEARRVVGAQRWVGVSTHTEEQARQAELSSADYVAVGPVFATGTKLDAEPIIGLAGVRLAQRLTKKPIVAIGGVTRANARSVIDAGADSVAVISALIAEGESVEKVARDFLDVLR, translated from the coding sequence GTGGAGACCTCTCTGCCTCGCTTGTATCCGATTGTGGATGACGGGTTTCTGGTGAGTCGCGGCTTTACGGTTGAGCGATTCGCGAAGGAACTAAGAGCAGCTGGGGTTGGGCTGCTCCAGTATCGCAGTAAGACGACAGGTCCTCGGGAGGTTCTGAGGGTTGCAGCGTTAATTCGTGATGCGATGGCTGGAAGTGAGTGTCGATTGATTTTGAATGACCGGGCAGATCTCGCGTTGCTTGCCGGGTGGGATGGAGTTCATGTAGGGCAGGAGGATCTGTCGCCTGATGAAGCACGCCGGGTTGTGGGGGCACAGCGTTGGGTGGGGGTTTCGACGCATACCGAGGAGCAGGCTCGACAGGCGGAGTTGAGTTCTGCGGATTATGTTGCCGTGGGGCCGGTGTTTGCTACGGGGACGAAGCTGGATGCGGAACCGATTATTGGTTTGGCGGGTGTGAGGCTGGCGCAGAGACTGACGAAGAAGCCGATTGTGGCGATCGGTGGAGTTACGCGGGCGAATGCGCGAAGTGTGATCGATGCCGGGGCGGATTCGGTTGCGGTGATCAGCGCATTGATCGCTGAGGGGGAGTCGGTTGAGAAAGTGGCGAGAGACTTTCTCGATGTTTTGCGGTAG
- the accC gene encoding acetyl-CoA carboxylase biotin carboxylase subunit — MFRKVLIANRGEIALRVISACKEMGIRTVAVYSEADRNSLHVRFADEAICIGPPRSADSYLNVPAVISAAEIADVDAIHPGYGLLSENANFAEVCRASNIKFIGPPPEVTRMMGEKSTARQTMKKAKVPILPGSDGVIADENEALEWAKDVGYPVILKAVAGGGGRGMRICRNKEELPGMYQQASTEAANAFGNGDMYMEKFIERPRHIEFQVLADEHGNVMSLGERECSIQRRHQKLIEEAPSLMITPKLREELGKTIKRALENIGYWNAGTIEFLMDEDGKIYFIEMNTRIQVEHCVTEMVTGIDLVKAQLRIAAGEKLTSIITRPVEIRGHAIECRINAEHPEKFTPSAGKITAFNLPGGNGVRVDTAQYAEGFVPPYYDSLIAKLICHGSDREDAMNKMQRALSQFVVQGIHTTIPLHEKIFADKEFRSGQFDTKFMERFFERQKDS; from the coding sequence ATGTTTCGTAAGGTATTGATTGCCAATCGTGGGGAGATTGCACTGCGCGTGATCAGCGCTTGCAAAGAGATGGGTATCCGCACGGTCGCGGTATATAGCGAGGCTGATCGGAATTCGCTTCATGTGCGGTTTGCCGATGAGGCGATCTGCATTGGACCTCCACGTTCGGCGGACAGCTATCTGAATGTGCCTGCCGTGATCTCGGCGGCTGAGATTGCGGACGTTGACGCGATTCATCCCGGGTATGGATTGTTGAGCGAGAATGCGAACTTCGCAGAGGTGTGCCGGGCTTCGAATATCAAGTTCATTGGGCCTCCGCCAGAGGTGACGCGGATGATGGGCGAGAAGTCCACGGCGCGACAGACGATGAAGAAGGCGAAGGTGCCGATTCTGCCGGGGTCGGACGGCGTGATTGCCGACGAAAACGAAGCGCTGGAGTGGGCGAAGGATGTGGGATATCCGGTGATTCTGAAGGCTGTCGCAGGCGGCGGCGGTCGCGGAATGCGCATCTGTCGCAACAAAGAAGAGCTACCGGGGATGTATCAGCAGGCTTCTACGGAAGCAGCGAATGCATTCGGCAACGGCGATATGTACATGGAGAAGTTCATTGAACGACCTCGGCATATCGAGTTCCAGGTGCTGGCGGATGAGCATGGAAATGTAATGAGCCTGGGCGAGCGGGAGTGTTCGATTCAGCGTCGGCATCAGAAGCTGATCGAAGAGGCTCCTAGTCTGATGATCACGCCGAAGTTGCGGGAGGAACTAGGTAAGACGATCAAGCGAGCGCTGGAGAATATCGGTTATTGGAACGCCGGGACCATCGAATTTTTGATGGATGAGGATGGCAAGATCTACTTCATCGAGATGAACACCCGGATCCAGGTGGAGCATTGTGTCACCGAGATGGTTACAGGAATTGACCTGGTAAAGGCTCAATTACGGATTGCCGCGGGGGAGAAGCTGACCTCGATTATTACGCGCCCGGTGGAGATTCGTGGACATGCGATCGAGTGCCGGATCAATGCAGAACATCCGGAGAAGTTCACACCCAGCGCCGGAAAGATTACGGCTTTCAATCTGCCGGGCGGCAATGGGGTGCGGGTGGATACTGCCCAATATGCTGAGGGATTTGTGCCGCCTTACTACGATTCGTTGATCGCAAAGCTGATCTGCCATGGATCGGATCGCGAAGATGCGATGAACAAGATGCAGCGGGCTCTGAGCCAGTTTGTGGTGCAGGGAATCCATACGACGATTCCGCTGCATGAGAAGATCTTTGCGGATAAAGAATTTCGGTCGGGGCAGTTCGATACGAAGTTTATGGAGCGATTCTTCGAGCGGCAGAAGGACAGCTAG
- the accB gene encoding acetyl-CoA carboxylase biotin carboxyl carrier protein, producing the protein MDGNKLNELRELVEFLKANEIAEFDMEQDDLKVRIKFAGEPAAAPAGGFDMAQLSRLMASAPAAAPVSAAAPVGGAIAAAPAAEVEEKLHEVKSPIVGTFYESPSPGAPAFVKVGDQVEVGQVLCIVEAMKLMNEIESDVAGEVVKRIAASGQPVEYGQALFAIKSR; encoded by the coding sequence ATGGACGGAAATAAGTTGAATGAGCTGCGCGAACTGGTCGAGTTTTTGAAGGCGAATGAGATCGCCGAGTTCGATATGGAGCAGGACGACCTGAAGGTGCGGATCAAGTTTGCGGGTGAGCCTGCTGCCGCGCCTGCCGGTGGGTTTGATATGGCGCAGTTGAGTCGATTGATGGCGTCAGCTCCTGCTGCTGCGCCGGTGTCTGCTGCTGCTCCTGTGGGTGGGGCGATTGCAGCTGCTCCGGCTGCTGAGGTTGAGGAAAAGCTGCATGAGGTGAAGTCGCCTATTGTGGGGACCTTCTATGAGTCGCCGTCACCGGGCGCGCCTGCGTTTGTGAAGGTAGGCGATCAGGTGGAAGTGGGGCAGGTGCTCTGCATCGTTGAGGCCATGAAGCTGATGAACGAGATTGAGTCCGATGTGGCCGGCGAAGTGGTGAAGCGGATCGCGGCGAGCGGCCAGCCGGTGGAGTATGGACAGGCACTGTTTGCCATCAAGTCGCGATAA
- a CDS encoding Xaa-Pro peptidase family protein, giving the protein MNFSLRKKRAGAGAKAAGVDGILITHLPDVRYLCGFTGSSAVLALVGARATLFTDGRYTVQARAEAAGTKVVIAKKPAVVAACEWLEATGVRRCGFDAAHTTVTALETMRKALSAKVRRGMFVAVGPVVARMREVKDADEIELIRAAALVGCDLFDGMLTYLEAGLTEVEVAATLEYAARLAGAEGMSFDTIVASGERSALPHGRATRAKLPKQGFVTLDFGVILDGYCSDMTRTVHMGKALRNERDVYDSVLEAQEAAVAAVAPGVTAGEVDEAARSVLRRVKLDKYFSHSTGHGVGLEIHEGPRLAAKQTQVLKQGMVITIEPGVYMPGQFGLRIEDMVLVTANGGEVLTPSVKAWIEL; this is encoded by the coding sequence ATGAATTTTAGTCTGAGAAAGAAAAGAGCCGGCGCTGGGGCGAAGGCAGCTGGCGTTGATGGGATCCTGATCACTCATCTGCCGGATGTTCGTTACTTGTGTGGATTCACCGGCTCGAGCGCGGTGCTGGCGTTGGTGGGCGCACGCGCAACGCTGTTTACCGATGGACGGTACACGGTGCAGGCGCGGGCGGAGGCGGCTGGGACTAAGGTCGTGATTGCGAAGAAGCCGGCTGTGGTGGCGGCTTGTGAATGGCTTGAAGCAACTGGGGTGAGGCGCTGTGGGTTCGACGCGGCGCATACGACGGTGACCGCTTTGGAGACGATGCGGAAGGCGCTTTCGGCGAAGGTGCGACGGGGGATGTTTGTGGCGGTGGGGCCGGTGGTGGCCAGGATGCGAGAGGTGAAAGATGCCGACGAGATAGAGCTGATACGGGCCGCTGCGCTGGTGGGGTGCGATCTATTTGATGGCATGCTGACGTATCTTGAGGCGGGGCTGACTGAGGTGGAGGTGGCGGCGACGCTGGAGTACGCAGCGAGGCTAGCGGGTGCGGAGGGGATGTCGTTCGATACGATCGTTGCGAGTGGAGAGCGATCGGCGCTGCCGCATGGGCGAGCGACGAGGGCAAAGCTGCCGAAGCAGGGGTTCGTGACGTTGGACTTCGGTGTTATTCTCGACGGATATTGCAGCGATATGACCCGTACCGTGCACATGGGCAAGGCGTTGCGTAATGAGCGGGACGTGTATGATTCTGTGCTGGAAGCGCAGGAGGCTGCGGTCGCCGCTGTGGCGCCGGGCGTGACTGCCGGAGAGGTGGACGAGGCGGCCAGGAGCGTTTTGCGGAGGGTGAAGCTGGATAAATACTTCAGCCACTCTACCGGGCACGGTGTTGGGTTGGAGATTCATGAAGGACCGAGACTTGCAGCGAAGCAGACGCAGGTGTTAAAGCAGGGAATGGTGATTACAATCGAACCTGGTGTGTATATGCCGGGACAGTTCGGTTTGCGCATTGAAGATATGGTTTTGGTGACGGCTAATGGCGGTGAAGTTTTGACGCCCAGTGTGAAGGCCTGGATAGAGCTCTAA
- a CDS encoding metallophosphoesterase, with protein sequence MPGSQSAQPSRFTRRNFLIGSGTTAAALALYSGEIARHEVDVVQRPIAIANLPSAFHGYRIVQLSDIHLDEYTEPFFLERVISKVNTLAADLVLLTGDFITHGSITFIAGKHAAHRCAEIVATLTAPLRYAILGNHDVAVDAPMVIQALSSRGTPVLVNQYLPIERNGARLWLCGVDDPGTSAPNLDLAIPTKPDGPVILMAHEPDYADTVVAHPRGPLVDLMLSGHAHGGQVRLPFLGPLILPPLGEKYPEGHYRFNQMQLYVNRGIGTVGLPFRLNCPPEITVITLQPA encoded by the coding sequence ATGCCCGGCTCTCAATCCGCTCAGCCGTCGCGCTTTACTCGACGCAACTTCCTCATAGGCTCAGGGACCACCGCCGCAGCTCTGGCTCTCTACTCTGGAGAGATCGCTCGCCACGAAGTCGACGTCGTCCAACGCCCCATCGCCATCGCAAATCTTCCCTCCGCCTTCCATGGCTACCGCATCGTTCAACTCAGCGACATCCACCTCGACGAGTACACCGAGCCCTTCTTCCTCGAGCGCGTCATCAGCAAGGTCAACACGTTGGCCGCAGACCTCGTCCTCCTCACCGGCGACTTCATCACCCACGGCTCCATCACCTTCATAGCAGGCAAACACGCAGCCCACCGCTGCGCCGAGATCGTTGCCACCCTCACCGCCCCCCTGCGCTACGCGATCCTCGGCAATCACGACGTAGCCGTCGACGCCCCGATGGTCATCCAGGCTCTTTCCAGCCGCGGCACGCCAGTTCTCGTTAACCAGTATCTTCCCATCGAACGCAACGGCGCTCGCCTCTGGCTCTGCGGCGTCGACGACCCCGGCACCAGCGCTCCCAACCTCGATCTCGCCATCCCCACAAAGCCCGACGGCCCAGTCATTCTCATGGCGCACGAGCCCGACTACGCAGACACCGTCGTCGCCCATCCCCGTGGCCCGCTCGTCGATCTCATGCTCTCCGGCCACGCCCATGGCGGCCAGGTCCGTCTGCCCTTCCTCGGCCCACTCATCCTGCCTCCACTAGGCGAAAAATATCCGGAAGGCCACTACCGCTTCAATCAGATGCAGCTTTACGTTAATCGCGGCATCGGCACCGTGGGGCTGCCCTTCCGACTCAACTGTCCTCCGGAGATCACGGTCATTACACTTCAACCGGCCTAA
- a CDS encoding helix-turn-helix domain-containing protein: protein MAVSVQATVREVMDIRQASEYLGISGDTLYRYASEGFIPAFKLGNRWRFKKTLLDAWMDEKSGVKPPAPIAVMPKQKKPVARAR from the coding sequence ATGGCTGTGTCGGTACAGGCAACGGTGCGTGAGGTGATGGACATCCGGCAGGCGTCGGAGTATCTGGGCATCAGCGGGGACACGTTGTACAGATACGCGTCGGAGGGGTTTATTCCTGCGTTCAAACTGGGGAATCGGTGGCGGTTTAAGAAGACGCTGCTGGATGCCTGGATGGATGAGAAGTCGGGCGTGAAGCCACCTGCGCCGATTGCTGTGATGCCAAAGCAAAAGAAGCCAGTTGCGAGGGCGCGGTAG